A stretch of the Flavobacterium aquiphilum genome encodes the following:
- a CDS encoding N-acetylmuramoyl-L-alanine amidase family protein, producing the protein MFISKKIKIAFTFILTMLAIDSFSQSNDFRVTLDAGHGDHDFGAVYSGRIEKNIALAIVLKVGKILEAQPKIDVIYTRKTDVFVDLVERANIANRANSHIFVSIHCNANKNTAADGTETYVMGMNKIASNLEAAKKENSVITLEKDYKKKYEGFDPNSPETMIGMTLMQEEYLDNSISLASKVEDKFALLGKKLRHGGVKQAPFMVLHKAYMPRVLIETGFVSNPTEGDLLNSEEGQNDIARAIADAIISYKFEFYGDGDVEDVGEKPSQILKENTEKEKETKVPEVFKPTTVKGDSTGSIYKIQLLASQKKIALVPKNFKGLQNVSIVYEDNIYKYLYGETADYEKAKSQLSEAKSKGYDSAFMIAFKNGKKISIQEATKQ; encoded by the coding sequence ATGTTTATATCAAAAAAAATAAAAATAGCTTTTACATTCATATTGACAATGTTAGCTATTGATTCCTTCAGTCAATCCAATGATTTTAGAGTTACATTAGATGCCGGTCATGGAGATCATGATTTTGGTGCTGTATATAGTGGAAGGATTGAAAAGAATATAGCATTAGCAATTGTTTTGAAGGTCGGTAAGATTTTGGAAGCCCAACCAAAAATTGATGTTATATACACTAGAAAAACGGATGTTTTTGTTGATTTGGTGGAGCGTGCCAATATTGCCAACAGAGCAAATTCTCATATTTTTGTTTCTATTCATTGTAATGCAAATAAAAATACTGCCGCAGATGGTACTGAAACCTATGTGATGGGTATGAATAAAATTGCTTCGAACCTTGAAGCTGCCAAAAAAGAGAACTCTGTAATTACACTAGAGAAAGATTATAAAAAGAAGTATGAAGGTTTTGATCCAAATTCTCCGGAAACAATGATCGGAATGACTTTGATGCAAGAAGAATATTTGGACAACAGTATTTCGTTAGCGAGTAAAGTCGAGGATAAATTTGCTTTGCTGGGGAAAAAATTGAGACATGGAGGAGTGAAACAAGCTCCTTTTATGGTTCTTCATAAAGCGTATATGCCTAGAGTTTTGATTGAAACCGGTTTTGTTTCAAATCCGACGGAAGGAGATTTACTGAACTCTGAAGAAGGTCAAAATGACATTGCACGAGCAATTGCTGATGCAATCATAAGTTATAAATTTGAATTTTACGGTGACGGAGATGTAGAAGATGTAGGTGAAAAGCCTTCGCAAATCCTTAAAGAAAATACCGAAAAGGAAAAAGAAACTAAAGTTCCTGAAGTATTTAAACCGACAACTGTTAAAGGTGATTCTACAGGTTCTATTTATAAAATTCAGCTTTTGGCAAGTCAAAAAAAAATAGCATTGGTGCCTAAAAATTTTAAGGGATTACAAAATGTTTCAATTGTTTATGAAGATAATATCTATAAATATCTCTATGGTGAAACAGCTGATTATGAGAAAGCCAAAAGTCAATTAAGTGAAGCAAAATCCAAAGGTTATGATTCGGCTTTTATGATTGCTTTTAAAAACGGAAAAAAAATAAGCATTCAGGAAGCAACCAAACAATAA
- a CDS encoding MlaD family protein: MKITREIKTAILVITSISLFIWGYSFLKGKDLFNRYKTFYVEYANVEGLAPSAPVTINGLNIGIVKTISIKDNGTLLAELQINTDFPISKSSTATIYDASLIGGKQVAIHPNYADKNIAESGDYLKGNLEAGMMAALGDKMSPVMVKVEKLMASADQLITSFNSVLDAKGQADLKKTLSELSATMEQFHKVASNANVILDENKGQLKGVVSNFNKVSDNFVKISDSLNKADLGQTVKNLNSTLSKVDGLMRDMEAGKGTMGKLMKDEAMYKNLERTSKELELLLQDVRLNPTRYINVSVFGKKNKPYVSPEESVTK, from the coding sequence TTGAAAATTACAAGAGAAATAAAAACTGCCATTTTAGTTATTACATCAATTTCATTATTCATTTGGGGATACAGTTTTTTAAAAGGAAAAGACCTTTTCAACAGATATAAAACTTTTTATGTTGAATACGCAAATGTAGAAGGACTTGCGCCTTCGGCACCGGTGACAATCAATGGACTAAATATTGGTATCGTAAAAACCATTTCGATTAAAGATAATGGAACTTTATTAGCCGAATTACAAATAAATACTGATTTTCCAATATCAAAATCAAGTACAGCCACAATCTATGATGCTAGTCTTATAGGAGGTAAACAAGTAGCTATACATCCTAATTATGCTGACAAAAATATTGCTGAAAGCGGCGATTACTTAAAAGGAAATTTAGAAGCGGGCATGATGGCTGCATTAGGAGATAAAATGTCTCCGGTTATGGTTAAAGTTGAGAAATTAATGGCGAGTGCCGATCAGTTGATAACTAGTTTCAATTCTGTTTTGGATGCAAAAGGGCAAGCAGATTTGAAAAAGACTTTATCCGAACTTAGCGCTACCATGGAGCAGTTTCATAAAGTAGCCTCAAACGCCAATGTGATTTTGGACGAAAACAAAGGACAATTGAAAGGCGTGGTTTCTAATTTTAATAAAGTTTCTGATAATTTCGTTAAAATTTCCGATTCGTTGAATAAAGCCGATTTGGGTCAGACGGTTAAGAATTTAAATTCGACTTTAAGCAAAGTTGATGGTTTAATGAGAGATATGGAAGCCGGAAAAGGTACGATGGGTAAATTGATGAAGGACGAAGCCATGTATAAAAACCTGGAAAGAACTTCTAAAGAATTGGAATTACTGTTACAAGATGTAAGATTGAATCCTACGCGTTATATTAATGTTTCTGTTTTTGGTAAAAAGAACAAGCCGTATGTTTCGCCAGAAGAATCAGTAACAAAATAA
- a CDS encoding (Fe-S)-binding protein → MSYLSNVLFAIVLIIGFGYFYSNVKKIIRNIKLGVDVDRNDNSKARWRNMLMIALGQSKMVKRPVAGVLHIIVYVGFVIINIELLEIIIDGLFGTHRVFAPIGVAYDFLIGSFEILALLVLVSVSVFLIRRNIIKLKRFIHSDLKGWPKGDANCILYFEITLMSLFFLMNATDLHLQNVPGGFSHFIKAGSFPISQFIAPLFNGMSNELVMMLNEVFWWLHIVGILVFMNYLYFSKHLHILLAFPNTYFANLNPQGQFDNLASVTAEVKLMMDPNADPFAAAPASENEVPAKFGASDVQDLNWVQLLNAYTCTECGRCTSSCPANQTGKKLSPRKIMMDTRDRLEEVGKNIDANKGVFVPDNKSLLNDYITPEELWACTSCNACVEECPVNISPLSIIMDMRRYLVMEQSAAPMPLNAMMTNIENNGAPWQYSQQDRLNWKNE, encoded by the coding sequence ATGAGTTACCTTAGTAATGTGTTATTTGCCATAGTTTTGATTATTGGATTCGGATATTTTTATTCGAATGTGAAGAAAATCATTAGAAATATTAAGCTAGGAGTTGATGTCGATCGCAACGATAATTCAAAGGCTCGCTGGAGAAATATGCTAATGATTGCTTTAGGGCAATCCAAAATGGTAAAGAGACCCGTTGCTGGTGTACTTCATATTATAGTTTATGTTGGTTTCGTGATTATCAACATTGAGCTTCTGGAAATTATTATCGACGGTTTATTTGGAACCCATAGGGTTTTTGCTCCGATTGGGGTTGCATACGATTTTTTAATCGGTTCTTTTGAGATATTGGCATTACTGGTATTGGTTTCAGTTAGTGTGTTTTTAATTAGAAGAAACATCATTAAACTAAAAAGATTCATCCACTCGGATTTAAAAGGTTGGCCAAAAGGCGATGCTAATTGCATCCTGTATTTTGAAATTACTTTAATGTCCTTGTTTTTTTTAATGAATGCCACGGATTTGCATTTGCAAAATGTACCCGGCGGATTTTCTCATTTTATAAAAGCAGGTTCTTTTCCTATTAGCCAGTTTATTGCTCCATTATTCAACGGAATGTCCAATGAATTGGTAATGATGTTAAATGAAGTCTTTTGGTGGTTGCATATCGTTGGTATTTTGGTTTTTATGAATTATTTATATTTCTCAAAACACCTGCATATTTTATTGGCTTTTCCTAATACGTATTTTGCCAATTTAAATCCGCAAGGGCAATTTGATAATTTGGCATCAGTAACTGCAGAAGTGAAATTAATGATGGATCCAAATGCCGATCCATTTGCGGCGGCACCAGCTTCGGAAAATGAAGTTCCTGCTAAATTTGGAGCCAGTGATGTTCAGGATTTAAATTGGGTTCAGTTATTAAATGCCTATACGTGTACCGAATGCGGGCGTTGTACTTCTTCTTGTCCTGCCAATCAAACAGGCAAAAAATTATCTCCACGTAAAATCATGATGGATACAAGAGATAGATTAGAAGAAGTAGGGAAAAATATCGATGCTAATAAAGGCGTTTTTGTACCGGACAATAAATCGCTTTTAAACGATTATATCACTCCCGAAGAATTATGGGCTTGTACATCCTGCAACGCTTGTGTGGAAGAATGCCCTGTAAATATCAGTCCGCTTTCAATCATTATGGATATGAGACGTTATCTTGTGATGGAGCAAAGTGCCGCACCAATGCCTTTAAATGCAATGATGACAAATATTGAAAATAATGGTGCACCATGGCAATACAGCCAACAGGATCGTTTGAATTGGAAAAATGAATAA
- a CDS encoding (Fe-S)-binding protein, giving the protein MSENLVVPTMAEMLAQGKQPEVLFWVGCAGSFDDRAKKITKAFVRILNRANVSFAVLGTEESCTGDPAKRAGNEFLFQMQAMMNIEVLNAYEIKKIVTACPHCFNTLKNEYSGLGGDYEVVHHTEFLKSLLDSGRLTIEGGQFRGKRITFHDPCYLGRANNVYEAPRDLIQKLDAELVEMKRSKANGLCCGAGGAQMFKDAEPGNKEINVERTEDALETKPDIIAAGCPFCNTMMTDGVKHKEKEGDVKVMDVAELIANAQDL; this is encoded by the coding sequence ATGTCAGAAAATTTAGTTGTGCCAACAATGGCCGAAATGCTAGCTCAAGGAAAACAACCAGAAGTTTTATTTTGGGTAGGTTGTGCAGGAAGTTTTGACGATAGAGCAAAGAAAATAACAAAAGCGTTTGTTCGGATTTTAAATCGTGCCAATGTTTCCTTTGCCGTTTTGGGTACAGAAGAAAGTTGTACTGGTGATCCCGCAAAAAGAGCAGGAAATGAGTTTTTATTTCAAATGCAGGCCATGATGAATATTGAAGTGCTTAATGCTTATGAAATAAAAAAAATAGTAACTGCTTGTCCGCATTGTTTTAATACTTTAAAAAATGAATACTCAGGATTGGGAGGAGATTATGAAGTAGTTCATCACACAGAGTTTCTTAAATCATTGTTGGATTCAGGGCGTTTAACTATCGAGGGAGGACAATTTAGAGGAAAACGAATTACTTTCCATGATCCATGTTATTTGGGCAGAGCCAATAATGTATATGAAGCGCCAAGGGATTTAATCCAAAAATTGGATGCCGAATTAGTCGAAATGAAGCGTTCCAAAGCAAATGGTTTGTGTTGTGGTGCCGGTGGAGCGCAGATGTTTAAGGATGCAGAGCCAGGTAATAAAGAAATCAATGTGGAAAGAACTGAAGATGCACTTGAAACAAAGCCTGACATTATCGCAGCAGGTTGTCCTTTTTGCAACACCATGATGACTGATGGTGTAAAGCACAAAGAAAAAGAAGGTGATGTAAAAGTAATGGATGTAGCCGAATTGATTGCCAACGCTCAGGATTTGTAA
- a CDS encoding phosphatase PAP2 family protein gives MRKFVSILMLLIGSSLFAQTTAKINFQDSIPHDSTTVKQLKFNVKQLIIPATFIGFGVIGINSDQLKDLNSEISEEVTEHIDKQITVDDFLQYAPAASVYALGALGVEGKNNLKDKSIILGTSFLIMTATVTGLKSITKVERPDHTSNNSFPSGHTATAFMGAEFLYQEYKDVSIWYGVSGYAVATFTGAFRMYNNRHWLTDVVAGAGIGILSAKAGYWLFPTVNKLFASKSNPNKKSAFIPYYNGKQVGFGYISSF, from the coding sequence ATGAGAAAATTTGTTTCCATTTTGATGTTACTAATAGGGAGTTCCTTATTTGCTCAAACGACAGCTAAAATAAATTTTCAAGATTCAATTCCTCATGATTCAACTACTGTTAAGCAATTAAAGTTTAATGTAAAACAATTAATAATCCCTGCGACTTTTATCGGATTTGGGGTAATTGGAATTAATAGCGACCAATTGAAAGATTTAAATTCTGAAATCAGTGAAGAAGTTACAGAGCACATCGACAAACAAATAACCGTTGATGACTTTTTGCAATATGCTCCGGCCGCTTCAGTCTATGCTTTAGGTGCTCTTGGTGTGGAAGGGAAAAATAATCTGAAGGATAAATCGATTATTCTTGGCACTTCGTTTTTGATAATGACGGCTACGGTTACAGGGTTAAAATCCATTACCAAAGTTGAAAGACCGGATCATACCAGTAATAATTCATTTCCATCGGGACATACGGCAACCGCTTTTATGGGAGCTGAATTTTTATATCAGGAATATAAAGATGTTTCTATTTGGTACGGTGTTTCGGGGTATGCAGTTGCTACTTTTACGGGAGCGTTCAGGATGTATAATAATCGTCATTGGCTTACCGATGTTGTTGCAGGTGCGGGAATCGGGATATTGAGTGCAAAAGCGGGCTATTGGTTGTTTCCGACAGTAAATAAATTATTTGCCTCAAAAAGTAATCCAAACAAAAAATCTGCGTTTATTCCTTATTACAACGGCAAGCAAGTAGGATTTGGATATATTTCCTCCTTTTAA
- a CDS encoding ABC transporter ATPase, producing MYVPFENLPEESKIWIYQSNRKFSDAELSEIENDLQSFLNEWAAHGTSLESSYLLKYNRFIIIAVNQEVQAATGCSIDSSVEFIQGLEKKYNVDLLDKMNVTFKQGDHIAHKPLMDFKKMVKDKSVTENTIVFNNLVNNIEEFNESWEVPAIDSWHSRFF from the coding sequence ATGTACGTTCCTTTTGAAAATTTACCGGAAGAATCCAAAATTTGGATTTATCAATCGAATAGAAAATTTTCGGATGCCGAGTTATCTGAAATCGAAAACGATTTGCAATCGTTTCTTAACGAATGGGCCGCACATGGAACTAGTCTTGAATCATCCTATTTGTTGAAATACAATCGTTTTATAATCATTGCAGTAAATCAAGAAGTACAGGCGGCGACAGGTTGTTCTATCGATTCTTCAGTTGAATTTATCCAAGGTTTGGAAAAAAAATACAATGTCGATTTATTGGATAAAATGAATGTAACCTTCAAGCAAGGAGACCATATTGCACACAAACCATTGATGGATTTCAAAAAAATGGTAAAAGACAAATCGGTTACAGAAAACACGATTGTTTTTAATAATTTGGTTAACAATATCGAAGAGTTCAATGAATCTTGGGAAGTTCCTGCAATAGACAGTTGGCACAGCCGATTTTTTTAA
- a CDS encoding phosphatase PAP2 family protein: MSKFFSLFVFLFCISISNAQNADIDLLKKINGNRNTNLESTMKGITNSAMPVSLGTPIIIYAVGMIEKDSTTKKKAIFIGESLAASVFISVALKSIVKRERPYETYPEIDNVTEESSYSFPSAHTSSAFATATSLSMVYPKWYVIAPSFLWAGAVGYSRMYLGVHYPSDVLAGAIVGSGSAFLCYKLNKWINKKKIRKVPQLWE, encoded by the coding sequence ATGTCTAAATTTTTTTCCCTTTTTGTATTCCTTTTTTGTATTTCAATTTCAAATGCTCAAAATGCAGATATTGATCTTTTAAAGAAAATTAATGGTAATCGAAATACTAATCTCGAATCGACAATGAAAGGGATTACCAATAGTGCGATGCCTGTTAGTTTAGGTACTCCTATAATTATTTATGCTGTTGGTATGATCGAAAAAGACAGTACAACTAAGAAAAAGGCAATTTTCATTGGTGAATCTTTGGCTGCTTCGGTATTTATATCTGTTGCTTTAAAAAGTATAGTTAAGAGGGAAAGACCTTATGAAACATATCCTGAAATAGATAATGTTACCGAAGAATCCAGTTATTCTTTCCCATCGGCACATACGTCTTCAGCTTTTGCAACAGCGACATCATTAAGTATGGTTTATCCCAAATGGTATGTTATTGCGCCGTCTTTTTTATGGGCAGGTGCCGTAGGTTATTCCCGTATGTATCTTGGCGTGCATTATCCTTCCGACGTTTTGGCAGGAGCAATCGTGGGGAGCGGTTCTGCTTTTTTGTGTTATAAATTGAATAAGTGGATTAACAAAAAGAAAATCCGTAAAGTTCCCCAACTTTGGGAATGA
- a CDS encoding glycosyltransferase family 9 protein, whose protein sequence is MAMDIARKINGFRRFLMRQMTKNIGSRSCCKGLSNNPNVIKRVLICRPNHRLGNLLLITPLLQEINAMFPEAKIDLFGKGFLAQTLFKNYEYVDNIFVLPKKAFDHLFEYFKVWFAMRRQHYDIVINVDCNSSSGRLATQFSDSKYRFFGDASQFNLLRHDDDEHIAKYPVYNFRAFLSQVDSK, encoded by the coding sequence ATGGCAATGGATATCGCTAGGAAGATAAATGGGTTCAGAAGATTTTTGATGCGTCAAATGACGAAGAACATTGGTTCTCGTTCATGTTGTAAAGGTTTGAGTAATAATCCAAATGTTATTAAGAGAGTTTTGATTTGCAGGCCTAATCATCGTTTAGGTAACTTATTACTGATTACGCCCTTATTGCAAGAGATAAATGCAATGTTTCCGGAGGCAAAAATTGACTTGTTTGGAAAAGGTTTTTTGGCTCAGACATTATTTAAAAATTATGAATATGTAGATAATATTTTTGTCTTACCAAAAAAAGCTTTTGACCATTTATTTGAATATTTCAAAGTTTGGTTCGCTATGAGAAGACAACACTACGATATTGTTATAAATGTTGATTGTAATTCATCATCTGGAAGATTGGCTACTCAATTTTCGGATTCTAAATATAGATTTTTTGGTGATGCATCACAGTTTAATTTGTTGCGACATGATGACGATGAGCATATTGCTAAATATCCGGTGTATAATTTTCGTGCTTTTTTAAGCCAAGTGGATTCAAAGTGA
- a CDS encoding glycosyltransferase family 9 protein, with amino-acid sequence MNNLPVAPLDIKLSSVEIEKGKEIVSKLVGNEKRTICLFTFATGAKCYSTEWWEVFYGKLKKEFPEYNFIEVLPVENVSQISFKAPTFYSKDVFEIGSVIANTDLFIGADSGIMHLASATGTPTLGLFSVTYLNKYKPYHGLNTGVNANGNSIDDCLKLVESILLKTKGRNEILIVGEKKIKN; translated from the coding sequence GTGAATAATTTGCCAGTTGCTCCACTAGATATTAAATTAAGTTCGGTTGAAATAGAAAAAGGGAAGGAAATAGTTAGCAAGTTAGTTGGTAATGAGAAAAGAACTATTTGTTTGTTTACTTTCGCAACAGGTGCTAAATGTTATTCAACAGAATGGTGGGAAGTTTTTTATGGAAAATTGAAAAAAGAATTTCCTGAGTATAATTTCATTGAAGTTTTACCGGTTGAAAATGTTTCCCAAATTTCATTCAAAGCACCAACATTTTATAGTAAAGATGTTTTTGAAATAGGTTCTGTTATAGCCAATACGGATTTGTTTATTGGAGCAGACAGTGGAATTATGCATCTCGCCAGTGCTACAGGAACGCCTACTTTAGGATTGTTTTCGGTCACTTATCTGAATAAATACAAGCCTTATCATGGTTTGAATACTGGTGTAAATGCTAATGGAAATAGTATTGACGATTGTTTGAAATTAGTTGAGAGCATTCTTCTTAAAACTAAGGGGAGGAATGAAATTTTGATTGTTGGTGAAAAAAAAATCAAGAATTGA
- a CDS encoding DUF6660 family protein — translation MKWTSTILSILFLLLSCLPCADREENSSSQTVVEKSSSDHNQDFDACSPFCICNCCNSQVFAFDNTICRFDFVIIKKDVENKIPEYKSILASNFFGSIWQPPQIV, via the coding sequence GTGAAATGGACAAGTACTATATTATCAATTCTTTTTTTACTGCTTTCCTGTTTGCCATGTGCAGATAGGGAAGAGAATAGTTCATCTCAAACTGTTGTTGAAAAAAGCAGTTCAGACCATAATCAGGATTTTGATGCCTGTTCCCCTTTTTGCATTTGCAATTGTTGTAATTCACAAGTTTTTGCCTTCGATAATACCATTTGCAGGTTTGATTTTGTTATTATCAAAAAAGATGTTGAAAACAAAATCCCTGAATACAAATCAATTTTGGCTTCCAATTTCTTCGGAAGTATTTGGCAACCTCCTCAAATAGTGTAA
- a CDS encoding efflux RND transporter permease subunit, protein MIHKIINFSVNNKLITGVLLVIFIVLGVYSFTQLSVDALPDVTNNQVQVITTAPNLATQEVEQFITYPLETEFKSLMDMVELRSISRSGLSVITIVFKDNVPINIARQRVDEKINMASDNIPRQYGTPELLPPTTGLGEIFQYVLVPEKGYEKKYDLTELRTIEDWIVRRQLLGTVGVVDVSSFGGKLKQYEVSVKPDRLAANNLTLIDVFDALQNNNENTGGSYIDKGPNIYFIRGEGLIQNIDDINNIVIKNNSGVPILIKDIAEVKFGFAPRYGAMTRNGKGETVGGVVLMQKGENAVRVIERVKERMQSIEKSLPKGVRIDVFVDRTKLIKKTVSTVSTNLMEGALIVILVLVLFLGSLRAGLIVASVIPLAMLFAIIIMNLFGLSANLMSMGALDFGLIVDGAVIVVEATLHIFSKHYKSNVLSQNKMDHEVVKSTSKIMSSAIFGQIIILIVYIPLFALSGIEGKMFMPMAQTVSFAILGALLLSITYVPWASSIFLSKKVSDGPDFTERFITKLNNWYQPVLAIALKKRTQVIGAAVFLFIVSIFIFNSLGGEFIPELDEGDFAIETTLRQGTSLPQTVETFGLIEKILKEFPETIEVVSKIGSSEIPTDPMPVHNGDVIVVMKDKKEWKTADDKEELAEKMNEKIKQIPGCNLSFEHPIQMRFNELIAGVKSDVAIKIFGDNLDKLYLEANKAVPIIKGIEGLTDIKVEQVIGMPQLVVKYNRNKIARYGLNIAEVNRILNTAYAGGVTGVVYEGERKFDLVVRIPKDSNTDIDALKSLLIPTPQGNQIPLNEVAEISFKTAPSQISREDAQRRIVIEANVRGRDVESVVFEIQKKLDAKLKLPEGYYIKYGGQFQNLQEAKGRLLLAVPVALLLIFFLLFLSFNSLKEATIIFSAIPLASIGGIFALWTRGMNFSISAGVGFIALFGVAVLNGIVLISYYNQLRDEGEDDLLQRIYKGSAARLRPILATATVASLGFLPMALSTSAGSEVQKPLATVVIGGLLTSTLLTLFVLPVLYYLVMSVKGQKANSKRQNRKL, encoded by the coding sequence ATGATACACAAAATCATTAATTTTTCAGTAAATAACAAACTGATAACAGGAGTTTTATTGGTGATATTTATTGTGCTTGGCGTTTATTCGTTTACACAATTAAGTGTCGATGCACTGCCGGATGTTACCAATAATCAGGTGCAGGTTATTACCACCGCTCCAAATTTAGCTACCCAAGAGGTAGAACAATTTATAACTTACCCATTAGAAACCGAATTTAAGTCATTGATGGATATGGTTGAATTACGGAGTATAAGTCGTTCAGGCTTATCTGTAATTACAATTGTTTTCAAAGACAATGTACCAATTAATATTGCGCGGCAACGTGTTGATGAAAAAATTAATATGGCAAGCGATAATATTCCAAGGCAATATGGTACGCCTGAATTATTACCACCAACTACCGGACTTGGCGAAATATTTCAATATGTGTTGGTTCCTGAAAAAGGTTACGAAAAGAAATATGATTTAACGGAGTTGCGAACGATTGAAGATTGGATTGTTCGACGTCAATTGTTGGGAACTGTTGGAGTTGTCGATGTAAGTAGTTTTGGAGGTAAATTAAAACAATATGAAGTTTCGGTGAAGCCGGATAGACTAGCGGCCAATAATCTTACACTTATAGATGTTTTTGATGCTTTGCAAAACAATAATGAGAACACGGGCGGAAGTTATATTGATAAAGGCCCCAATATTTATTTTATTAGAGGCGAAGGATTAATCCAAAATATCGATGACATCAATAATATTGTGATAAAAAACAATTCAGGTGTTCCCATTTTGATAAAAGACATAGCCGAAGTTAAATTTGGATTTGCGCCCCGATACGGAGCAATGACCCGAAATGGTAAAGGAGAAACGGTTGGAGGTGTGGTTTTGATGCAAAAGGGGGAGAACGCGGTAAGGGTAATTGAACGCGTAAAAGAGCGAATGCAATCTATTGAAAAGTCTTTGCCGAAAGGCGTAAGAATTGATGTTTTTGTTGACAGAACCAAACTTATTAAGAAAACAGTCAGTACAGTTTCGACCAATTTAATGGAAGGAGCGCTAATTGTGATTTTGGTTTTAGTACTGTTTTTAGGTAGTTTACGTGCCGGTTTAATTGTGGCCTCGGTTATTCCTTTGGCAATGCTTTTTGCCATAATCATTATGAATCTTTTTGGGTTGAGTGCCAATTTGATGAGCATGGGGGCTTTGGATTTTGGATTGATAGTCGATGGAGCCGTAATTGTTGTCGAAGCTACTTTGCATATTTTTTCCAAACATTATAAAAGCAATGTCCTTTCTCAAAATAAGATGGATCATGAAGTGGTAAAAAGCACCTCAAAGATTATGAGTAGCGCCATTTTTGGGCAAATAATAATCCTGATTGTTTATATTCCACTGTTTGCTTTAAGTGGTATTGAAGGTAAAATGTTCATGCCAATGGCGCAAACGGTAAGTTTTGCAATTCTTGGGGCATTATTGCTTTCAATTACTTATGTTCCTTGGGCTAGCAGTATCTTTTTAAGCAAAAAAGTCAGTGATGGACCCGATTTCACTGAAAGATTTATTACCAAATTGAACAATTGGTATCAGCCAGTTTTGGCAATCGCCTTGAAAAAAAGAACTCAAGTTATTGGTGCAGCTGTTTTTCTATTTATTGTTTCGATATTTATTTTTAACTCCTTGGGAGGTGAATTTATTCCGGAATTGGATGAAGGCGATTTTGCAATTGAAACGACTTTAAGGCAAGGGACTTCGCTTCCGCAAACGGTGGAAACGTTCGGTTTGATTGAAAAAATATTAAAAGAATTTCCGGAAACAATTGAAGTAGTCAGTAAAATAGGAAGTAGCGAAATACCAACAGATCCAATGCCTGTTCATAATGGCGATGTCATCGTGGTGATGAAAGACAAAAAAGAATGGAAAACGGCCGATGATAAAGAAGAATTGGCTGAGAAAATGAATGAAAAAATTAAGCAGATTCCAGGATGCAATTTATCGTTTGAGCATCCTATTCAAATGCGTTTCAACGAATTGATTGCAGGGGTAAAATCGGATGTTGCAATTAAGATATTTGGTGATAACTTGGATAAATTATACTTGGAAGCCAATAAAGCTGTACCAATTATTAAGGGAATTGAAGGTTTGACGGATATAAAAGTTGAGCAAGTTATTGGGATGCCTCAATTGGTGGTGAAGTACAACCGTAACAAAATAGCACGATACGGTTTAAATATTGCCGAAGTCAACCGAATTTTGAATACAGCTTATGCCGGAGGTGTAACCGGTGTTGTGTATGAAGGGGAGCGCAAATTTGATTTGGTTGTCCGTATTCCAAAAGACAGCAATACCGATATTGATGCTTTAAAATCATTGTTGATTCCAACACCACAAGGAAACCAGATTCCGTTGAATGAAGTCGCTGAAATTTCATTTAAAACCGCTCCGTCCCAAATAAGTCGTGAAGACGCCCAACGAAGAATTGTTATTGAGGCTAATGTTCGCGGACGGGATGTAGAAAGTGTTGTTTTTGAAATTCAAAAGAAATTGGATGCCAAATTAAAATTACCTGAGGGTTATTATATAAAATATGGAGGGCAATTTCAAAATCTCCAAGAAGCCAAAGGGCGATTGTTATTGGCTGTTCCGGTGGCACTTTTGCTTATTTTCTTTTTACTCTTTTTGTCTTTCAACTCTCTCAAAGAAGCAACGATAATTTTTTCAGCAATTCCTTTGGCTTCAATCGGCGGGATTTTCGCTTTATGGACACGTGGAATGAATTTTAGTATTTCGGCAGGAGTCGGTTTTATTGCGCTTTTTGGAGTTGCAGTACTTAATGGTATCGTGCTGATTAGTTATTATAATCAACTAAGAGATGAGGGGGAAGATGATTTATTGCAGCGTATTTACAAAGGAAGCGCTGCCAGATTGCGACCTATTTTGGCGACAGCAACTGTGGCTTCATTAGGTTTCTTACCAATGGCTTTGAGCACAAGCGCAGGTTCCGAGGTTCAAAAACCTTTGGCAACTGTCGTAATTGGGGGTTTATTAACTTCTACATTATTGACTTTATTTGTTTTACCCGTTTTATATTATTTAGTAATGTCAGTGAAAGGTCAAAAGGCAAATAGCAAAAGGCAAAATCGAAAGTTATAA